One Streptomyces sp. NBC_00554 DNA segment encodes these proteins:
- the gndA gene encoding NADP-dependent phosphogluconate dehydrogenase, with protein MSTSAQIGVTGLAVMGRNLARNFARNGYTVALHNRTVAKTNALVEEFGHEGEFVAAETAKEFVAALERPRRLVIMVKAGEPTDAVIQEFAPLLEPGDMIVDGGNAHFADTRRRERELRELGLHFVGTGVSGGEEGALLGPSIMPGGSVESYASLGPMLEKISAKAADGSPCVTHVGPDGAGHFVKMVHNGIEYADMQLIGEAYQLLRDVAGYSPAQIADIFRTWNTGRLDSYLIEITAEVLSHVDAATGKPFVDVVVDQAEQKGTGRWTVQIALDLGVPVSGIAEAVFARSISGHAALREASRGLAGPKATALGESEAAAFADRVEQALYASKIVSYTQGFHEIIAGSDEYDWNIDLGSVASIWRGGCIIRAAFLDRIRAAYDTRPDLPSLLSDETFAQEIAAAQDDWREVLVAATRQGVPTPGFGAALAYYDALRAERLPAALTQGQRDFFGAHTYRRTDREGSFHTLWGGDRSEVAG; from the coding sequence ATGAGCACTTCAGCCCAGATCGGCGTCACGGGTCTCGCGGTCATGGGGCGCAATCTCGCCCGCAACTTCGCGCGCAACGGCTATACCGTCGCGCTGCACAACCGCACCGTGGCAAAGACGAACGCGCTGGTGGAGGAGTTCGGTCACGAGGGCGAGTTCGTGGCGGCCGAGACCGCGAAGGAGTTCGTGGCGGCGCTGGAGCGGCCGCGGCGCCTGGTGATCATGGTGAAGGCGGGCGAGCCGACCGACGCGGTGATCCAGGAGTTCGCCCCGCTCCTGGAGCCCGGCGACATGATCGTCGACGGCGGCAACGCGCACTTCGCGGACACCCGGCGCCGGGAGCGTGAACTGCGCGAGCTGGGCCTCCACTTCGTCGGCACCGGAGTCTCCGGCGGTGAGGAGGGCGCGCTGCTCGGCCCGAGCATCATGCCGGGCGGCTCGGTCGAGTCGTACGCCTCCCTCGGTCCGATGCTCGAGAAGATCTCCGCGAAGGCGGCCGACGGGTCCCCGTGCGTGACGCATGTCGGTCCCGACGGTGCCGGGCACTTCGTGAAGATGGTGCACAACGGCATCGAGTACGCGGACATGCAGCTGATCGGCGAGGCGTACCAACTGCTGCGTGACGTGGCCGGCTACTCCCCCGCGCAGATCGCGGACATCTTCCGCACCTGGAACACGGGACGGCTCGACTCCTACCTGATCGAGATCACCGCCGAGGTCCTGTCGCACGTGGACGCGGCGACGGGCAAGCCGTTCGTCGACGTGGTGGTGGACCAGGCGGAGCAGAAGGGCACGGGCCGCTGGACCGTGCAGATCGCGCTGGACCTGGGCGTTCCGGTGTCCGGCATCGCGGAGGCGGTCTTCGCCCGCTCGATCTCGGGCCACGCGGCGCTGCGCGAGGCCTCGCGGGGTCTCGCCGGGCCCAAGGCGACGGCGCTCGGCGAGTCCGAGGCCGCGGCCTTCGCGGACCGGGTGGAGCAGGCGCTGTACGCGTCGAAGATCGTGTCGTACACGCAGGGCTTCCACGAGATCATCGCGGGCAGCGACGAGTACGACTGGAACATCGACCTCGGCTCCGTCGCCTCCATCTGGCGAGGCGGCTGCATCATCCGGGCGGCCTTCCTGGACCGTATCCGCGCCGCGTACGACACCCGGCCCGACCTGCCGAGCCTGCTGTCCGACGAGACGTTCGCGCAGGAGATCGCCGCCGCGCAGGACGACTGGCGCGAGGTGCTGGTCGCCGCGACCCGTCAGGGCGTCCCCACGCCCGGTTTCGGCGCGGCCCTCGCCTACTACGACGCCCTGCGCGCCGAGCGCCTGCCCGCAGCCCTCACACAGGGCCAGCGTGACTTCTTCGGTGCGCACACCTACCGGCGGACCGACCGGGAGGGCTCGTTCCACACGCTGTGGGGCGGGGACCGGTCCGAGGTGGCTGGCTGA
- a CDS encoding transglycosylase family protein produces the protein MAVRGRHRRYQPNRINRASLTVTAGGAGIALPLVGTSVAHAADVGTWNKVAACESSGNWSINTGNGYYGGLQFSQSTWEAYGGKAYAQRADQATRDQQIAIAEKVLKGQGPGAWPVCSVRAGLTRGGDTPDISPSPATSQSAKSAQGTKRSVQDVKPQTTPQSQAGTAEMYTVVRGDTLSGIADSRDVQGGWQKLYTANRTTVGSDPDLILPGQRLSLRGTAATTDTGGASASTPTTTKKPTATPKPKTTPKPAPTQKAGTDKASSTTADKASTLVAPVNASTGTPYHAAGSSWSKGYHTGVDFPVPTGTSVKSVAAGSVVSAGWGGSFGYQVVVRHADGRYTQYAHLSAISVKAGQSVTGGQRIGRSGSTGNSTGPHLHFEVRTGPGFGTDVDPVAYLRAGGVRI, from the coding sequence ATGGCCGTACGCGGCCGGCACCGCCGGTATCAGCCGAACAGGATCAACCGCGCCTCACTCACTGTCACGGCCGGCGGCGCAGGTATCGCGCTCCCGCTCGTCGGAACCAGTGTCGCCCACGCGGCCGACGTGGGCACCTGGAACAAGGTCGCGGCCTGCGAGTCCAGCGGCAACTGGAGCATCAACACCGGCAATGGCTACTACGGCGGGCTGCAGTTCAGCCAGTCCACCTGGGAGGCCTACGGCGGCAAGGCCTACGCGCAGCGCGCGGATCAGGCCACCAGGGACCAGCAGATAGCCATCGCCGAGAAGGTGCTCAAGGGCCAGGGGCCCGGCGCCTGGCCGGTGTGCTCCGTCCGTGCCGGTCTGACCCGGGGCGGCGACACCCCCGACATCAGCCCTTCCCCGGCCACGTCGCAGAGCGCCAAGAGCGCCCAGGGCACCAAGCGCTCCGTGCAGGACGTGAAGCCCCAGACCACGCCCCAGTCCCAGGCGGGCACCGCCGAGATGTACACCGTCGTCCGCGGCGACACGCTCTCCGGCATCGCCGACTCCCGGGACGTCCAGGGCGGCTGGCAGAAGCTGTACACGGCGAACCGTACGACCGTGGGCTCCGACCCGGATCTGATCCTCCCCGGGCAGCGGCTGAGCCTGCGCGGCACGGCCGCCACGACGGACACCGGGGGCGCGTCCGCTTCGACGCCCACCACGACCAAGAAGCCCACCGCGACTCCGAAGCCCAAGACGACTCCGAAGCCCGCTCCGACCCAGAAGGCCGGGACGGACAAGGCGTCCTCCACCACCGCCGACAAGGCCTCGACCCTCGTCGCCCCCGTGAACGCCTCCACCGGCACGCCGTACCACGCCGCCGGATCCTCCTGGTCGAAGGGCTACCACACGGGCGTCGACTTTCCCGTGCCCACCGGTACCTCCGTGAAGTCGGTCGCGGCCGGCAGTGTCGTCAGCGCGGGCTGGGGCGGCTCCTTCGGCTACCAGGTGGTCGTCCGGCACGCCGACGGCCGGTACACGCAGTACGCCCACCTGTCCGCGATCTCCGTGAAGGCCGGGCAGAGCGTGACGGGCGGCCAGCGCATCGGGCGCTCCGGGTCCACCGGCAACAGCACGGGCCCGCATCTGCACTTCGAGGTGCGGACGGGGCCCGGCTTCGGTACTGACGTCGACCCGGTCGCCTACCTGCGAGCGGGCGGGGTCAGGATTTGA
- the panD gene encoding aspartate 1-decarboxylase gives MLRTMFKSKIHRATVTQADLHYVGSVTIDADLLDAADLLPGELVHIVDVTNGARLETYVIEGERGSGVIGINGAAAHLVHPGDLVIIISYAQVSDAEARELRPRVVHVDRDNRIVALGADPSEPVPDSDQERSPQAVVA, from the coding sequence ATGCTTCGTACCATGTTCAAGTCCAAGATCCACCGAGCCACCGTGACCCAGGCCGACCTGCACTACGTCGGGTCCGTCACCATCGACGCCGACCTGCTGGACGCGGCCGATCTGCTGCCCGGCGAGCTCGTCCACATCGTCGACGTCACCAACGGCGCACGCCTGGAGACGTACGTCATCGAGGGTGAACGCGGCTCGGGAGTCATCGGTATCAACGGAGCGGCGGCCCATCTCGTACACCCCGGTGATCTGGTGATCATCATCAGTTACGCTCAGGTCTCGGACGCCGAGGCGCGGGAACTGCGGCCGCGGGTCGTGCACGTGGACCGCGACAACCGGATCGTGGCCCTGGGCGCCGACCCGTCCGAGCCGGTGCCGGACTCGGACCAGGAGCGCAGCCCGCAGGCCGTGGTGGCCTGA
- a CDS encoding GNAT family N-acetyltransferase gives MSDIEIRDDRAGGRLEAFAVDEVVGHIEYFVLEAPGRALVPVHTIVEPEHEGQGIAGSLARELYAIAAREGTVVAPLCPYVVKWAARHPEEAPAADPELLTAAMDWLEAHPGRF, from the coding sequence ATGAGCGACATCGAGATCCGCGACGACCGGGCGGGCGGCCGCCTGGAAGCGTTCGCCGTGGACGAAGTGGTCGGCCACATCGAGTACTTCGTCCTGGAAGCCCCCGGGCGCGCACTCGTCCCGGTGCACACCATCGTGGAACCCGAGCACGAGGGCCAGGGCATCGCGGGCTCCCTCGCCCGCGAGCTGTACGCCATCGCCGCGCGCGAGGGCACTGTCGTCGCGCCGCTCTGCCCGTACGTCGTGAAGTGGGCGGCACGCCACCCCGAAGAGGCTCCGGCGGCCGACCCGGAGCTGCTGACGGCGGCGATGGACTGGCTCGAGGCGCACCCGGGACGCTTCTGA